One candidate division KSB1 bacterium genomic window carries:
- a CDS encoding T9SS type A sorting domain-containing protein translates to MQIITTEAAQKENSIPIEFSLDQNYPNPFNPTTTIQFTLPEASRVTLKLFDILGKELATLVDKEMATGVHKVLFDAKDFASGVYFYRIQAKSENSDARQAFLQSRKLIFLK, encoded by the coding sequence GTGCAGATAATTACCACTGAAGCCGCACAAAAAGAAAACAGCATTCCCATCGAATTCAGTCTCGACCAGAACTATCCCAATCCATTCAACCCGACGACCACCATTCAGTTTACGCTGCCGGAGGCTTCGCGGGTGACTTTAAAACTTTTTGATATTCTGGGTAAGGAATTGGCTACTTTAGTGGATAAAGAAATGGCGACGGGCGTGCACAAAGTTCTATTTGATGCAAAAGACTTTGCCAGCGGTGTTTACTTTTACCGCATTCAGGCGAAGTCTGAGAACTCAGACGCAAGGCAGGCATTTCTTCAGTCGAGAAAGCTGATATTTTTGAAGTAG
- a CDS encoding fatty acid desaturase codes for MQLSLEISYWLTLGLSILAAGFLVRIFIIFHDCGHGCFFKSRKANDIWGYITGILTLTPYHQWRHDHAVHHATSSDLDRRGVGDIWTLTVEEYLKSPRLTKIFYRVYRNPLVLFGIGGVYMILIRQRFPSRAAASRERGSVFWTNLALAGLMVLMSFTVGFVNTVLIYFPILLISSAAGVWLFYVQHQFEGAYWEQGENWDYVAAALQGSSFYNLPRVLQWFSGNIGFHHIHHLSPRIPNYHLERCHKNSTLFSQVKRVTLFSSLKSFAFRLWDEEGQRLVSYRFLKKSFKEKLRDGHDT; via the coding sequence ATGCAGCTCAGTCTTGAAATCTCATATTGGTTAACTTTGGGGCTCTCTATTTTAGCCGCCGGCTTTCTGGTACGCATCTTTATTATTTTTCATGACTGTGGCCACGGCTGTTTTTTTAAATCAAGAAAGGCCAATGATATTTGGGGGTATATTACCGGTATTTTAACGCTCACCCCATACCATCAGTGGCGTCATGATCATGCGGTACATCATGCCACCTCATCAGATCTGGATAGAAGAGGCGTTGGCGATATTTGGACGCTAACGGTTGAAGAATATCTGAAATCACCGCGGCTGACGAAAATATTCTACCGGGTGTATCGTAATCCGCTGGTTCTGTTTGGAATTGGCGGAGTGTACATGATTTTGATACGTCAGCGTTTTCCAAGTCGCGCAGCTGCCAGCAGGGAGCGGGGTAGTGTCTTTTGGACAAATCTTGCATTAGCAGGCCTGATGGTTTTGATGAGTTTTACAGTAGGATTTGTGAATACGGTCTTGATATATTTCCCAATCTTGCTCATTAGCTCAGCGGCCGGGGTCTGGTTGTTTTACGTGCAGCATCAGTTTGAAGGCGCCTATTGGGAGCAAGGCGAAAATTGGGACTATGTGGCGGCGGCTTTACAAGGGAGTTCTTTTTATAACTTACCCCGGGTTTTACAATGGTTTTCCGGAAACATTGGCTTCCATCATATCCATCATCTGAGTCCGCGAATCCCGAACTACCATCTGGAAAGATGTCACAAGAATAGTACTCTTTTCAGTCAAGTTAAACGCGTCACTTTGTTTTCCAGCCTGAAATCGTTCGCTTTTCGTTTGTGGGATGAAGAAGGACAACGATTGGTTAGCTACCGTTTCCTCAAAAAATCGTTCAAAGAGAAATTAAGGGATGGCCACGATACCTAG
- a CDS encoding cold-shock protein — protein sequence MEKGTVKWFNGSKGFGFISREEGDDVFVHFNAIVGDGYKSLDEGDEVQFEVESTPKGYQAVNVSKV from the coding sequence ATGGAAAAAGGAACTGTTAAATGGTTCAACGGCTCTAAGGGTTTTGGCTTTATCTCCAGAGAAGAAGGAGATGATGTATTTGTCCATTTCAACGCTATCGTTGGCGATGGATACAAATCTCTGGATGAAGGAGATGAAGTTCAGTTTGAAGTTGAGAGCACGCCCAAAGGGTACCAGGCTGTCAACGTTTCAAAGGTGTAA
- a CDS encoding alkaline phosphatase family protein, translated as MIRFSTLLLALFYFLQSLGCSVQKQDKQTIILISIDGFRWDYPEKAETPNLDFLIKTGVRAKSLTPCFPTKTFPNHYTIVTGLYPQNHGIIANNMYDPLRKKPFKLSIPEAIHDPQWWGGEPIWVTAEKQGLKTACYFWPGSETKIKGLLPTYFFNYDGDVPNEDRIKQVLKWLDLPLDQRPSLITTYFSTLDDAGHHYGPDSKEVAEAIHTIDSVIGILVNGLQERKLLEKVNIIIVSDHGMAATRADQIIFLDDYIDLDGVDVVDWNPVAVINSAEGEKEKIYQRLMNAHPKLKVYKKEEVPERFHFGKHPVTPKIVAIADEGWSISSHPYVDRRPGYGDGGNHGFDDQLTSMGATFIASGPAFKAGVTVEPFRNIHIYELMAEILDLLPAPNDGSLDSVRVVLK; from the coding sequence ATGATCAGATTTTCGACTCTCCTTTTAGCCCTTTTTTATTTCCTGCAAAGCCTTGGGTGTTCGGTTCAAAAACAAGACAAACAGACCATCATCCTCATCTCTATTGATGGCTTTCGCTGGGACTATCCGGAAAAAGCCGAGACGCCCAATCTAGATTTTCTCATCAAGACCGGAGTGCGTGCGAAATCGCTGACCCCTTGTTTCCCTACAAAAACATTTCCGAACCATTACACCATCGTCACCGGGCTCTATCCCCAAAACCATGGCATCATCGCAAACAACATGTACGACCCGCTGCGAAAGAAGCCGTTTAAATTGAGCATTCCCGAGGCTATTCATGATCCTCAGTGGTGGGGTGGCGAACCGATCTGGGTGACTGCGGAAAAACAGGGCCTGAAAACCGCATGCTATTTTTGGCCGGGATCAGAAACGAAAATAAAAGGGCTGCTGCCGACTTATTTTTTTAATTATGACGGGGATGTCCCAAACGAGGACAGAATCAAACAAGTTCTCAAGTGGCTTGACCTGCCCCTGGACCAGCGGCCTTCTTTGATAACAACCTATTTTAGTACTCTGGATGACGCAGGTCATCATTATGGTCCGGATTCTAAAGAGGTTGCTGAAGCGATTCATACCATTGATTCTGTGATCGGAATTTTAGTAAATGGGTTGCAAGAAAGGAAACTTCTGGAGAAAGTGAATATCATCATTGTATCCGACCACGGCATGGCCGCCACGAGAGCCGACCAGATTATCTTTCTGGACGATTACATCGATTTAGATGGAGTCGATGTCGTTGATTGGAATCCGGTCGCGGTTATCAATTCTGCTGAGGGTGAAAAAGAGAAAATCTACCAGAGATTAATGAATGCACACCCAAAATTAAAAGTCTATAAAAAAGAGGAAGTTCCTGAGAGGTTCCACTTCGGCAAGCATCCCGTTACTCCAAAAATAGTCGCCATCGCGGATGAAGGTTGGTCCATATCCAGCCATCCATATGTCGATAGGCGGCCGGGTTACGGCGATGGCGGCAATCACGGCTTTGACGATCAGCTCACCTCGATGGGGGCCACTTTTATCGCCAGCGGACCAGCCTTTAAAGCCGGGGTGACAGTCGAGCCGTTCCGAAATATTCATATCTATGAATTGATGGCGGAAATCCTGGACCTCTTACCGGCCCCAAATGACGGCTCTCTCGATTCGGTTCGAGTTGTGTTAAAGTAG
- a CDS encoding DUF547 domain-containing protein — MKFLIITFFILVACSGHTLIINPAGEGINPNEENGHNLFTEILKEYVSDGKVNYRDLRNDNRLEEYISKLAATDPEKIQNDKAKLAFWINAYNAFTLKVICDNYPIKSINKLHFGGLYIGTLLKKTVWDKKFVVINGKKISLNFIEHKIIRAATQDPKAEFSQVCTETPCPLAHFALVCASKGCPLLRSEAYEGQKLDEQLSDQALIFFGDEEKNYFNVEKKEAHLSKILDWFADDFGKNDEERLLFVANFLPDTLAESIRAIPESWKIKHTKYDWSLNE; from the coding sequence ATGAAATTTCTAATAATCACATTTTTTATTTTAGTTGCCTGCTCAGGCCATACTTTGATTATTAATCCTGCCGGTGAGGGCATCAACCCAAATGAGGAAAATGGGCACAATCTTTTTACCGAGATTTTAAAAGAGTACGTTTCAGATGGAAAAGTGAATTACCGTGATCTGCGTAACGATAATCGCCTGGAAGAATATATTTCAAAATTGGCCGCTACGGACCCGGAAAAAATTCAAAACGATAAAGCAAAACTGGCGTTCTGGATAAACGCTTACAACGCTTTTACTTTGAAGGTCATTTGTGATAATTACCCCATCAAAAGTATAAACAAGCTGCATTTCGGCGGTCTCTATATTGGCACCCTTTTGAAAAAAACGGTCTGGGATAAAAAATTTGTTGTCATCAACGGTAAGAAAATTAGCCTGAATTTCATTGAGCATAAAATAATTCGTGCCGCCACTCAAGATCCAAAAGCCGAATTCTCACAAGTTTGCACTGAAACTCCGTGCCCGCTTGCCCATTTTGCTTTGGTTTGCGCTTCAAAGGGTTGTCCACTGCTGCGTTCTGAGGCGTACGAAGGCCAAAAGCTGGACGAGCAACTCTCTGATCAAGCGCTGATATTTTTTGGCGATGAAGAGAAAAACTATTTTAATGTAGAAAAGAAGGAAGCCCACCTGTCGAAAATACTCGACTGGTTTGCAGATGACTTTGGTAAAAATGATGAAGAACGGCTACTGTTTGTAGCCAATTTTTTACCCGACACTCTTGCCGAGTCTATAAGAGCAATTCCGGAAAGCTGGAAAATTAAACACACAAAATACGATTGGAGCTTGAACGAGTAG
- a CDS encoding HigA family addiction module antidote protein, with protein sequence MVNRNPTHPGEVLREDVLKPLGLTVTEASKRLGVTRKTLSLLLNCKSAMSPEMAIRVGKATGTTPESWLYMQAKLNLWFAEKHSTKVESFEKRIAV encoded by the coding sequence ATAGTAAATAGAAACCCTACTCATCCTGGTGAAGTTTTACGTGAAGATGTGTTGAAACCACTTGGTTTAACTGTTACAGAAGCCTCAAAAAGACTTGGAGTAACCAGGAAAACATTATCATTATTACTCAATTGTAAATCAGCAATGAGCCCGGAAATGGCAATTCGAGTTGGAAAGGCTACCGGAACAACTCCAGAAAGTTGGCTATATATGCAAGCTAAATTAAATTTATGGTTTGCTGAAAAACATTCTACTAAAGTTGAATCATTTGAGAAAAGAATTGCTGTTTAA
- the dusB gene encoding tRNA dihydrouridine synthase DusB, translated as MTEKYASQINQDVEPASADEFKPIPIGPLRIWPPVVLAPMAGITNAPFRTLCRRFGAGLYVSEMVTARLLVKRNPKTMKLASFAPDEKPRSLQLYGVDPYFIGEAVAQLVSEQHIDHIDLNFGCPVRKVTIKGGGAAIPLKPKLLQNIVQAAVKNAGSIPVTIKFRIGIDEHYTTYLTAGKIAEDAGCASVALHARTAAQLYQGQAKWQAIAELKNAVRTIPVLGNGDIWEAYDALRMMRTTGCDGVVVGRGCLGRPWLFRDLADVFEGREIQKPPTLGQVVEVMLEHARLLCDWFDEKFAMLSFRKHSTWYVKGFRSSPVLLEKLVRVETFSVLQEILADVNRDEPFPFSSLRKPRGKRRGKQKVALPEGYLDSLDDATPPSVAAEDATSGG; from the coding sequence ATGACCGAAAAATACGCCAGTCAAATCAACCAGGATGTCGAGCCTGCTTCTGCCGACGAATTTAAACCCATTCCGATTGGCCCACTGCGCATCTGGCCGCCGGTGGTGTTAGCGCCGATGGCGGGAATCACCAACGCGCCCTTTCGAACTTTGTGCCGCCGATTTGGCGCCGGTTTGTATGTCAGTGAAATGGTGACTGCCCGTTTGCTGGTTAAGCGGAACCCGAAAACGATGAAACTGGCTTCCTTTGCCCCTGATGAAAAACCGCGCAGTTTGCAGCTTTACGGGGTCGATCCGTATTTTATTGGCGAGGCGGTAGCTCAATTAGTGAGTGAGCAGCACATAGATCATATCGATCTAAACTTCGGCTGCCCGGTTCGCAAAGTGACAATCAAAGGTGGCGGCGCGGCCATTCCGCTTAAACCGAAACTTCTGCAAAATATTGTGCAGGCGGCTGTCAAAAACGCCGGATCGATTCCTGTCACAATTAAATTCCGAATTGGCATCGATGAGCATTACACCACTTATCTGACCGCCGGGAAAATCGCTGAGGATGCGGGTTGTGCTTCGGTGGCGCTGCACGCCCGGACGGCTGCCCAGCTTTATCAAGGACAGGCCAAATGGCAGGCGATTGCCGAGCTCAAGAACGCAGTTAGAACGATTCCGGTCTTGGGAAATGGCGATATCTGGGAAGCTTACGACGCACTTAGAATGATGCGCACTACGGGCTGCGACGGTGTGGTGGTCGGCCGCGGCTGTTTGGGCCGCCCCTGGCTTTTCCGGGATTTGGCGGATGTTTTTGAAGGCCGTGAAATTCAAAAGCCGCCGACTCTTGGTCAGGTTGTCGAGGTCATGCTCGAACACGCGCGTCTTCTGTGCGACTGGTTTGATGAAAAATTCGCCATGCTTTCTTTTCGCAAACATAGCACCTGGTACGTTAAAGGGTTTAGAAGCTCACCTGTGTTACTTGAAAAGCTGGTCAGAGTTGAAACCTTTTCAGTTTTGCAGGAAATCCTTGCGGATGTCAATCGCGATGAGCCATTTCCGTTCAGCAGTTTGCGCAAACCGCGCGGCAAAAGGCGGGGAAAGCAAAAAGTCGCACTACCCGAAGGTTATTTAGACAGCCTCGACGACGCGACGCCGCCTTCTGTTGCGGCGGAGGACGCAACCTCGGGGGGATAA
- a CDS encoding haloacid dehalogenase type II has protein sequence MLIFENFDVLTFDCYGTLIDWEKGILSSLKPVLTSHGIEISDNEVLEIYSDLEAKAEVGEYQTYKSVLRSVLNGFGKKFNFKPSEEELAVFATCVKHWPPFEDSTEALNALQTKYKLCILSNIDDDLFAYSAQHLKVNFDTVFTAQQIGSYKPSLQNFEFAIKHLGLPKERILHVAQSLFHDIVPAKKLGLATVWINRRREEEGFGATLPAEAKPDFEVPDLKSLVDLIGIFKT, from the coding sequence ATGCTTATTTTTGAAAACTTCGACGTTCTTACTTTCGATTGCTATGGCACTCTAATTGACTGGGAAAAGGGAATTCTGTCTTCCCTTAAGCCGGTTTTGACCAGCCATGGGATTGAAATCAGTGACAACGAAGTTTTAGAAATTTATTCTGACCTGGAGGCAAAAGCAGAGGTGGGGGAATATCAAACCTACAAATCCGTCCTGCGGTCTGTACTCAACGGTTTTGGCAAGAAGTTCAACTTCAAACCTTCCGAAGAGGAGTTGGCCGTTTTTGCAACTTGTGTGAAACATTGGCCTCCTTTTGAAGATTCAACCGAGGCTTTGAATGCACTGCAGACAAAATACAAACTTTGCATTCTCTCCAACATTGATGATGATTTGTTTGCTTATTCTGCGCAGCATTTAAAAGTGAATTTTGACACTGTTTTCACTGCCCAGCAGATTGGCTCTTATAAACCTTCGCTGCAAAACTTTGAGTTTGCAATTAAGCACCTTGGGCTACCGAAAGAGCGCATTTTGCACGTGGCCCAAAGCCTTTTCCACGATATTGTGCCTGCAAAAAAACTCGGTCTTGCTACGGTTTGGATCAACAGAAGAAGGGAAGAAGAAGGGTTTGGGGCAACGCTTCCCGCAGAAGCAAAGCCGGATTTCGAAGTCCCTGATCTGAAATCTCTTGTTGATTTGATAGGAATTTTTAAAACTTAG
- a CDS encoding helix-turn-helix domain-containing protein → MIQPEIGKKIAELRKQKGMTQEELAYRSHLNVRSIQRIESGEVTPRFSTLELLSEVFELELRVENDTGSNLWLVFMHLSSVIPFIVIPLMIWAWKKDEIPEINRHGMDVLNFQISMFIYLFISAILVLVIIGEFLLLALIILTFFISIINTVRVAMGLNYSYPTTIRFIK, encoded by the coding sequence ATGATCCAGCCGGAAATAGGAAAAAAAATAGCGGAGTTAAGAAAACAGAAAGGCATGACTCAAGAAGAGCTTGCGTATCGATCGCACTTGAATGTTAGAAGCATTCAAAGAATCGAATCAGGAGAAGTCACACCGAGGTTCTCAACCCTGGAATTACTATCAGAAGTTTTTGAACTTGAATTAAGGGTTGAAAATGATACGGGTTCTAATCTCTGGCTGGTATTTATGCACTTAAGCAGCGTCATACCTTTTATTGTAATTCCTTTAATGATTTGGGCCTGGAAAAAAGACGAAATTCCGGAAATTAATCGTCATGGAATGGACGTTCTAAACTTTCAAATAAGTATGTTTATTTACTTATTCATTTCTGCCATTCTTGTGCTTGTCATAATTGGTGAGTTCCTTTTACTGGCATTGATCATTCTTACCTTCTTTATTTCGATCATAAATACGGTCAGGGTCGCCATGGGGCTAAACTATTCTTATCCAACGACGATTCGTTTTATCAAATGA